Sequence from the Coturnix japonica isolate 7356 chromosome Z, Coturnix japonica 2.1, whole genome shotgun sequence genome:
CAGCTCTAAAgagcaacaaggcttgtgaagggcttagAGAACATGCCCTACAAGGAGTGGCTGaggaagctgcagctgtttagtcttgggaaaaggaggctgagagtAGTCTTTATTGCTCTCttaaaatacctgaaaggtgcttacagaaAGAGCTGGGTCAGTTTcttcactggtgacaggtgacaggacaaggggagatggCCTTAAGTAACTTgtaccagggtaagtttaggttggatattaggaaatacttctttatggaaagggttgttaagcactggaatgggttccccagggaggtggttgagtcaccatccctgaatgtgtttaaaaactgtttggatgtggtgctcagggacatgatttagcagagggttgttagttagagtagtatggttaggtcatggttggactcgatgatctttaaggtcttttccaatctgaatgattctatgattctatcatccTATTGTAGCTgaaattttaaacagaaaagtgCTAATTTATTGTCTTGATTGGATTTAAGATCTCTCTTGACAAAAAATTGTCTCACTAAAAACCATCCTTACTGATAAATCAGAAAGAGAATCATGGCTTGAGTTAGGACAGTTTGGGCCCCTGCAGGTACTACTGTAGTGTTTTGTTCAGTCCAGAGAgtgcttttctcttcttatttttgtttctctgtcttaCACAGCACCCTCTCAGAATTTAGCATTTCAGAATATTCCAATATAataattgtgtttttatttgattatCAAATTAAATAGCTAAATAAATAGTTAAACAGAAAAGTCTAAGCTTAATATCagagtgtttcattttctaaataatgtggttttgtcatttatttcagcttgATCTTTACAATAGcatttgaagtatttaaaaaaaaagagagagagagagagaggtctGGTATATACAGACTTTCCTACTgttctttgtatgttttcaaatgaaCCTTTCTTtgcaagtaattaaaaaaagaaagccgTTCAtagttgttctgttttgaattCAAGTACTTATCTCTGACCTTTGCTAAAACTTGTAAAATCACAAGGAGATAAGCATGAAAGAAATCATGTGCTGTTCAAGTACTTAAAGTCCAGGGAAAGGCACTGAAGTAGAAAGGGAGATTAATAGAAGGAGAGTGAGGCAAAGCCATGCTGTGTTGGTAGAACACGGATTAGCAAGCAGACtgtaacaggaaagaaattagCAGTGCTTATTTTGAGTTAGAAACAGCCCCAGAACACAGAGATACAACAGGATCTCAGCAGAGAAGAGGTgccagaaacacagaagaggTACAATGCATGGAGAATTGTACCTTCATTTTCCAATGAAGCTGACATTAAGAACAGCAAGCAGATACAGAAGGATAGCTAGAAAATAGGGTACATTAGTTAAATGCAGTAGGGAAAAATTtgaacttaaagaaaaaatgattgGAAAAATAGGTACCTTAAACAAGACTAAATATTTTTGTGGTAGTGATGTAAATCTGGCTGGCAGATGTGCAGGATGAATGAAACTTTGGGAACTGTTTAATAGTCAAGGAGTAAATATATCTCCTCAGgttattgctgttttttgtaTAGATAATTAGAGAAGGAAATAACAGTAGAAATTGTTGTCTTTTCCAGTTAGGTCACCAAAGTATGTGGTTCAGAGGCACTTGCTGAGGTGGAAGGAGTGGACTGGaggtttattttgcttgttttcactCTTTATCTGTCTTTCTCTTGGTGTAGAGGGAGCTGGGTGTCCTGTCACTGAAGAGGAGACAAAAGTGTATGCGGACCACAGTTCTCAGAAggagccagctctgctgaacCTGTTGCCATGCAGCTCCCCATGCTGCTGTTCCTTTCCCTGCCACTACTTCTTAACATGTTCGAACCAGTCGGAGCTCAGTTCCCTCGCCAGTGCGCTACCATCGAGTCTCTGAGAAGCGGCATATGTTGTCCAGATTATTTCCCTGTATTTGGGCCCGGTAGTGACCAGTGTGGAGTGTCTACAGGGAGGGGCCGGTGTGTACAGGTGACAGTAGACTCACGACCCCATGGCCCACAGTACATCCATGATGGGAGGGATGACCGTGAGCAGTGGCCCATACGCTTCTTCAACCAAACCTGCAGGTGCAATGGTAACTTCTCTGGTTACAACTGTGGGTCGTGTCGCCCTGGATGGACTGGACCTACCTGTAGCCAGCAAATCAATATAGGTAAGAACATCAGAAATATGACATGAAAACTGTCTGTAGGCATCTTGATGTTAAATGCATCcagattatcttttttttctttaaaagataaaatgtcCCTTAAGTTTATATAAGAAGGTACTATAGCTGTTAATGGCAGCTGTTAAGTGAGCCATCTAATTTATGCACAAAGCACCTGCGCTGACTAcacaataaaaggaagaaacaaaacctgtaGTCAAAGCAAGATTAAGACCAAACCCACTAAAGAATAGAATATGTTCATGTTTGAATGAATGTTTTGATAACCTGATGAGTATCTTGTAGATAGTTTAAGTATGATAGTAGCTCTTCTGATTCACAGTCCCATAACACATTTCCAGTCTACACACCTCACCCTGTGAATTTTTACTTACCCAGTTTCTACCAATGTCTTTAAAAGCCTTAATATAAGCTATTCAGATGAGACAGTATAGTGACAGATGGACCTTTCTgagctctgaaaaaaataaaagaaatagttACAAAGAACCTGTAGgagcagaaaaatgctgaataATGCAggtaaatttaaaaacaaacaaacaaaaaacaacaggtgATATTGGATCTTTTTTTGTAACTCAAAGCCATATGAATGAACAAGATTTTACTGTTTATCAGTGGAAGTTTAAAGATGATAttgaaatgctgtaaaatttATAATCCCTCAAATGATTAATGGATTTCATTGACATGAGAAACAGCAGGTCCCTGACATAAATGTGCAGTGCCCCTTGAAGAATCAAAACTCACCACTGCCATTATTTTCACCAGATAGGAAATACTCAATGAATGTGAGGACATGCTCCATCAACAGTTAACAAACCAAAGTTTACCAGTTCTAATATTAATAATCATACTTCCTAAAAACAGCTTCTAGAGAGTTATGGGAAAGGCCTTAAGATTTTGTTCATCCTCTGAGCTTCAATAAGCAAACTACAAGCATGACTCATGTATTGAAGTGGCTAAGTCAAGTGGCACCCTCTAATTCTCTTAGCCAATTTCTATTAACAGTGACAACAACTCTGAAAAgtaacaaaagaataaaaaatactaGCAGACAAAAGCTTAGAATAGTAAATCTGAGGGTAAACTAAAAGCAACTGTAGCTGATATAAGagcattttttgctttatttttctctagaaTATTAAGCAAATCACATTTATCATGCATAACaatgtaaatataaatgtgATAAATTAACTTCTTATTATGCTTTATGTTTCTGTATGGAGATCACCTCTATCCATCCATAAAGTTGTCCTCTGTTGCTTAGacattagaaataattattgGATTATTTTCACATAGCTgtataaaatatctttaaaatgcattttggtgCCTTCAGATCTTCTGAATTCACTAAATTCATTTACTAATAGTCCTAAAATTTTATTGTGGAGAATCATAcatatattttggaaaataatgtgTTAACAACCTACTTGAagtcaacaacaaaaaaatacccaTTAGAGTATCCAAGCAGAAAAGCACGTATTTCAGGATTCAGAGTCCTTGGATGAAATTCATGcttcagaacagcatttctATAAACCTCAGTGAGGCTAAAGTACCCTTTACTGAATCAACGTCATTTTATACAGtgaattatatttctttttcatctttttcattcaTGCTGGAGACATACTGTTTCTTTTATCAATATAAACTCACTTGGCTCTTATGGATTACACAGTAtgtttaataatgaaaatgagtgCACTGTGAAGAAcagctttgtggttttttttatctTGGTTTCAGTCTAAACATAGCATGAAATCTTCTCAGCCCTGTGGGACTGCTACTGAGTTGACTGTTCCTTTTCTGATACTCTGATATTTTAGAAAGTCATCTTCTCTCCTTGTCTGTAATTTTCTCAGTCTCTATatggataaaaataatttaaaatacataggttgctccacAGGTAATgtgttctatttatttccatggaaactacaacagacacaagTAGCACAAAAAAACTATTGGATAGAACAGCAAAAgtaggaagtattactttcagaacagccctcaTAATTTTTGGGATATAACCATTAACACATACCTACTTATAACAGTAGAAGATAACGACATTCAGAAGGGATGAATAAGGTTTCAGACTTTATTTTCACTCAAATTAACCTTTCTGgtactttttttaaaaattatttttacactgATTTGCCTTAACAAATTCTTGAGGAATGCTTGAAGAGAAAGAGACTTACTCAAATttattaagaacaaaataaattagtCTTGTGAAATCAGACTTCAGTTTCCAAGtctatgtgatttttttttttttcctgtattatcGTAGTCAGAAGGAATCTTTTGGATCTTAGTACAGAAGAGAGAAGACGTTTTGTGAATGCTCTTCATCAAGCCAAGGTGACAATCCACCCTGATATTGTCATTGCCACAAGGAGACGTGAAGAAATATTTGGACCAGATGGCAACACACCACAGTTTGAAAATATCTCCATTTATAACTACTTTGTGTGGTCTCACTATTATTCTGTTAGGAAGACTTTCCTTggtgcagggcagcagagctttgAAAGAGTTGATTTCTCTCATGAGGGACCTGCTTTCGTCACATGGCATAGGTATCATCTACTGCAACTTGAAAGAGATATGCAGGTAAGATTAGCATTAATGCTGAGTCATGTGCTCCTACTGTGCTTGGTATGGATGAATTTTTCATTCTCATGTTATCTCATAATAGCTAAAAATTACAGCAGCTTTTACCATACTTTGAAATTTTGCTTCAATTTCAGTATCAAAAAGTTATACTAAACTTGCTGgaatgtatttacattttagaCAGATATTATAAAAGTGCTAATAGTAATAATATCTCAATTAaattaatagcaaaaaaaacaaGTTATATAAAATTCAATGTAAAATTGAATACATATTCTGGATTAGCCCacagaaagccacagaaagcattttaaaggaCCAAAATAATAATTGATAGTTTTGTATCAAAGCCACAATTCTTGACTAACTTAAACTaatcaaaacagcagaaattctAAAGAAAAGTATTGCAGAGATTCAGAATAGTGTTATTTCTACAATCAGTACAACTGGTTAGACAAATTTATGTTTTGTGAGACTGTTTCATAAATAAGCAATTctcttgtttccctttcttcatgtagaattattcattaaaaataaataaataaataaataaatcctggTAAATGCACAATGGAAATGAGGCAGTGCTCCAGAGTTTTTAAATTCCAAACCAAACTAGAACCAGACAATGACAATCTGAAAGATCagtattccttttccttccttttctacCTGCTCAGTTATTCCACAAttggcttatttttttcagtgttctaCAAGCATCACTGCATTTGTCAGGTCTTCAAAATATAGAGGAAAATGGGGTATAAGTATTAAATGGTGTTTCTTACTACTAACAGTACGGTTTTGTTGAACAGGGGGATTTGAGAGTTAGTTCAGTGGTCTAAGAATCTCTTTTGGTGAACAAGCACAGATATCAAAGTGAAAAGCTACTGAAAGCTTTTCCATAAATTTCCTtagattttctcatttccatgaAGCAGGACTGTGGTTCtttttaagatatatttaaTGGTTTTTCAATATCCCTCCAGCAGTATATATCATAGATGCCTGTGGCAGAGATTTACTAGTGCTATGCTTATGTATTTTAGAATATGCTACAGGATCCCAGTTTTGGCCTACCCTACTGGAACTTTGCAACAGGACAAAACACCTGTGATATCTGCTCAGATGACTTGATGGGAGCTAGAAGCAATTTTGATGTCTCTCTGATCAGCCAGAATTCAATATTCTCTCAGTGGCGTGTGCTGTGTGAAAGTATAGAAGACTATGATAGCTTGGGAACCATTTGTAACAGTAAGTATGACCAGTGAAAGATGTTTGGAGAGAACATTCCTTTAATAAAAGGATTTTGCATGACATTGGATTTTTCCAGCTataaaaagtttttaaaaaaacttcaagtgtcttttttttttttttttttgactcaATACATACATCAGTATTCTGATATAATAGTTATCACCTATCTTTTACTGAAGTAATAAATATcttgaaacagagaaagagtGAAATGCTTTTACTCCTCTTCTTAAGAAATTACcggatcatagaatcatttgagttggaaaggactggTAAAGGTCATCTTTTCTAAATCCCTTgccatgaacagggacatctacagcttgATCAGATTGCTTGGAGCCCTGTatagcctgaccttgaatgtctcaaggaatggagcatccaccaaCTCTCTGGACAGCCAACATTTTCCAGTGCTTCTCTACCCTTATCATAagaaactttttccttatatccacTCTAAATCTCTCCCATATTAGACTGAAAACTTTTCCACTTGTGCTATCACAACAAGCCCTGCTAATGATTCTGTCCTCTTCTTCCTTATAGCccccccttcagatactgaaaggctgctatcaggtcacctcggaaccttctcttctccagtctgaacagccccagctttctcagcctgtcctcataggagaggtgttcctTCTTAGGAAGTGCCTGCTTAACTCTTGTGTCATGTGTAATTTGAAATGTCACTGTCATGTTTTAACTGAACCTTAAGCTTTCTTCTTACTTCTCTGCTTACAACCTTCaacatttacatttctaaagagaaaaaatatgtaaatagaTATGCTATGTGGAGTGTGTTTTGAATATGAGGTGTACAGAATCTTATTACACTTAGCTACGAGAGCTAAAACTCCGGTATCTGCATGAACATAGAGTATTATAAagtatataattattattattcattaattAATAATACTGACTTCACTGCATACCTAGTTATCTATAACACTTTCCCCAGCTACTTCATCAGGATCCCCTCAAAATATTATTCTAGATCTCATCAAGAGATCATATTGAAAAACTACAGGAAATTCTCCCAAAACATTTGTAGAACCACAAATTTCAGTAAGAAGTACCTAGATGCTTTCTGAAACCACCTGTGCAAAGGACTAGCTCACAGATTAATGCAGAGAACTTTCTGAGGATTTAGGTTACTTTCCTGAGTGGAGGATCAGTCTCTGATTTGGTTTAAAAGTCATTTgtgtgatcttttttttttcttttcttttcttttctttttttttttccccacaattcAATCATTAGAAGGATGCATCCTCTGGTCTAGTGCTCtacatcatttttgttttctcacttctCCTCACCCCCAGGCACTGAGGGTGGTCCCATCCGCAGAAATCCTGCTGGAAATGTTGCAAGGCCCATGGTACAACGTCTTCCAGAGCCTGAGGATGTTGCTCTTTGTTTGGAAGTTGGTATATTTGACACTCCTCCTTTTTATTCCAATTCAACAGACAGTTTCCGTAACACAGTGGAAGGTAAGCAATGCAAACAAAAGGACTTGGAACACCTCCAAATATATCAGGAGAGCAGactcagtttttttcctgttgaaagTGAGCTTGGAGACAGTTTATAGGATGCTAAGAATATACTGTTCTTAGAATTAAGTATTAGCTTATTAACAGAAATAACTCTGGATTAATTACTGGATAATTACTCTAAATACACTGATAGTGTATGTCAGTTCTTCAAGTGTATAAAAATCTTAAAAGTGTTTCACAGGTGTACTAAGCAGAATCTAGCAGACATCCACCCCGAGTACAATTCTCCTAATAAAATGTTACTGCAGAGGAGAACAGACAACCTTTGACCACAGAAAGATGAAGAAGCCTTATTGTCCTTAAGCAAGTCAAATGTGCTCACAGAAGCTATTCTTGTATGTTAAttataacaaacaaaataaagaaaaagccttgGTAGTACATGTTGGAATTACATCGAAGTAGTAGTAGTTGAGGTCTCCTTGATCTGGACATGCTGCAAGATTTACTGGTAGGCAGGTCAATCCTTCTTTCTCAGCCATATGGCTCTGTCCTTCTTCCTCAAACTCTGCACTTTAAGTTTTCGGTCACTGGGGTGTGAACATACATATCACAGAATAGAAACCAACATAAAGGTTAGAGCCACACTATTAGCCAGCATCCTggtgttttcttctgcactttAATAATCTAgagtttttaaatggaaagacTTATGCAAGCAGTTTTGAAATTTATGAATAGAGTTATGAAATGACAGTTCAGATCACTGTCTaatacaaacaaacatgcaaataTTCTGACTCTCTTGAAGAAGCGTCATTTATATGACAGAGTAGAATCAGctccattttcttgcttttggaGAACAAAACCAAGTATCTGCACCAATCTTTTAAGTGTATATAAAAGTTTGGGATGCTTATCACATCTGGAAAGTGTGCTATCAGTTTCTAGGTATCTAAAAATAGCTTCAGCCAGTTAACTGTACTGATCTGATTCTGAAAAGACTGACCCACTTGAATACAGGAAAGCTTTTCAGAATGCTTCAGATCTTGACTTACAGCATTGGAGTTACCAGGTGGTGGATACTGGCAGCATTTTGTGGAGGCACTTCTTTGAGGCTCTCTGAGATGTGCTAGCAAAATACAAGGAAATGATTGGGAAAAACATAACAGCTGGCAAATTTCAGTAGAAGGTAACATCTTAAAACTTAATCCTGCAGTCAAAAGTTATTTCAGTTAAACTGAGAGATGTTTGTGTTCAAAATATAAAACTTAATTATCATGTTCTTATGTGCtttattttggctgtttttgCTACAGATTCCATCAACCTGGCACTCTACATTCTCAACATTCTTTCTTAAAGCATATTTTAGTCTGAAAGTTGCACATGGGAATTATGCTTGGGAATTATTCATCCTAGGGACATTTCTCAAATGCCAGCAGGTAGAGAATAAGCTACTCATTTATgtcaaacaaagcagcacaagaaCATGAAAGcctttcagattaaaaataatatccaGTTGGGACTGCAGCTTGCAAACAAGATGTTCACTGggattttttgtgttgtttttttgtgttgttctttgtttacATACTCAGGGTACAGTGATCCTTCAGGGAAATACAACCCGGCAGTTCGAAGCCTTCACAACCTGGCCCATCTATTTTTGAATGGAACAGGAGGGCAAACACATTTGTCACCAAATGATCCCATTTTTGTCCTCCTGCACACCTTTACAGATGCTGTTTTTGATGAGTGGCTGAGAAGGTATTCAGCTGGTAAGATGTACTcatggatggagatgggaggGAAGGTTATCAGTCTTTGCAGTCACAAGATGTCAGAAGTTTCTGGTGGGACAGCAAGATGTTTCCAAGCTCAGGAGAGAAGACTAGAATTCTAGCAGTTAGTAAAGTTAATGAAGACAGAGTAATAGCAAGTAAGCTTGCTTCCTCACCCCTCTGACATCCATTTTCAGATCACTGTCTGTGAAATGGCTTGAACACAAATAGGCATAATTCAAGAAAATTCAGTGTGCAAAAGCATGATCTCTGGCAGTGTAACCATCTAAGCTGAAAATACTGTGGATATTCCCTTTGTGTTTGGGGTATTTGCATTTCCTCCTcacaagaaaaagcagttgCATTGCATATCCTCGCCACTGATTctgaacacattttttattcattactAGAATTCCAGAACCATATTAATATCTATAGCTATTCCTCTTAAGATATTTCGTATATAAATTATGGTAATTGTTGTAACTGTTGCTGCCTGTGCTTGTtcaattctgaaatgaaaaaaggaaaggaataaagaagaaaatgaatgaaagtgaaatcaaggaaggaaggatagaaGGAATTgtaaagaatgaaagaaggatgtaaaaatgaaaagaaggaaggaaagagactGGTATCAGTGAACTGGGGAGAGAGTTCTGTGTAACCCAGACATCTGTGCTCTGGTCTGCACAAAGAAGCAGCTGTATTACTCTTAAACAATccagccccctcctcctcctccagatGATAGTTGCACAACTGAGACTTCTTTGTGCAGCTTCCGCAACCTGCAGCATGGGCTTTCCCATGCCAactcttgaggaaaaaaaacgTATGTCTTTTGGGTACTTACATGACATATCACAAGCCTTAACATTATATTACTGAATGGAAGTTTGtcttcttggtttttttttcttcagctgacCTTCTTCTGATTTACCATAAAATTCCAGAAAACTTCCATTGGAATCATACCAGCTGCCCATTTTAAATGCTTGAGAGATCTTTGACACTGTTGCAGTGTTAGATGACTGCAAAAAGGGTTTTCTCATCTTCATATTTGTACTCCTTCTTGttcaagcagaaagaaatgagaagtttACCACAGGCCTAATTCTTAACAGTTAACAGGGGggcaggagaggagaagaaagaagcttCTCAGACACCCTGAGTCACTATTTACAAAAATCTGAAATCTTGCAAATGATATAAtgatttcaattttatttacagaagtGTGATTTAAATTTCTGATTTAGATATCTCTACATATCCCCTGGAGAATGCCCCTATTGGACACAACCGGGAGTACAACATGGTGCCTTTCTGGCCTCCAGTTACCAATAATGAAATGTTTGTTACTGCACCAGAAAACCTGGGATACAGCTATGACATTGAGTGGCCAGGTAAACATTCCAATCTAGGTGTTAACGCTTTTGCTCTCACCATGTCTTTCTCCCCTAAAACTTTTGTAATTTGTTCAAATTACGTAATATTTGATGCCTGTTTCTCTTCCGATCTTCCGAATCAGTTGCATTTGAGATTTAGTACAAATTCATAGCTAACCATTGCAAACAGCTCTCACTACCCACCAGAGTTCTTGAGGAAGTTCTTACTTGTATCTAACATTTGCACTATGTCCATATTTCTGCATCATGCATCTTACTTAAGTTACTTGATAGGGTGCAAACCAGACACCAGAAGAGAGGCCCAGGCCCATTTCTCATGTTTTGGAACAAATATTCAACCAAAATTTCAGCTTCTGCTAATTCAAAATTCAGTAAATCATGACAGATATCAAGCTTTGGCCTGTCCCTCTAATAAATTTCTAAtaactttcttatttctttctttcctttaggtCGGGCTCTCCGTGTAACAGAAATGATAACTATTGCAATAGTGACTGCACTCGTTCTTGTTGCAGTtatctttgctgctgctgcatgcatTGTACGTGCCAAGAAGAATAGAGATGAGCTGCATCAGCCTCTTCTCACTGATCAGTATCAACACTACTCAGATGATTACGATGGCATAGCAACACCAAGCCAGTCTGTCGTTTGAAGAGATGGCATTTTTTGCTTGTGACTAAAACCAATTATTTTGTcgtatttttaaatgtttgtcatccaactgctttaaaataaagagcataAACTGTCATCTGTCTTGATATATTTGTTTCAGGCTTCACCTCCACCCTCATCACACTCAGGTATCAATAAATCATCCTTTGAAATGCTAATTCTATGTTGACTTCAGTAGAATTTCACTCATTCTTCAGGGCTCACCTACAGGCTTTCTTCAtgcatatttctgaaaaa
This genomic interval carries:
- the TYRP1 gene encoding 5,6-dihydroxyindole-2-carboxylic acid oxidase precursor (The RefSeq protein has 2 substitutions compared to this genomic sequence), which gives rise to MQLPMLLFLSLPLLLNMFEPVGAQFPRQCATIESLRSGICCPDYFPVFGPGSDQCGVSTGRGRCVQVTVDSRPHGPQYIHDGRDDREQWPIRFFNQTCRCNGNFSGYNCGSCRPGWTGPTCSQQINIVRRNLLDLSTEERRRFVNALHQAKVTIHPDIVIATRRREEIFGPDGNTPQFENISIYNYFVWSHYYSVRKTFLGAGQQSFERVDFSHEGPAFVTWHRYHLLQLERDMQNMLQDPSFGLPYWNFATGQNTCDICSDDLMGARSNFDVSLISQNSIXSQWRVLCESIEDYDSLGTICNSTEGGPIRRNPAGNVARPMVQRLPEPEDVALCLEVGIFDTPPFYSNSTDSFRNTVEGYSDPSGKYDPAVRSLHNLAHLFLNGTGGQTHLSPNDPIFVLLHTFTDAVFDEWLRRYSADISTYPLENAPIGHNREYNMVPFWPPVTNNEMFVTAPENLGYSYDIEWPGRALRVTEMITIAIVTALVLVAVIFAAAACIVRAKKNRDELHQPLLTDQYQHYSDDYDGIATPSQSVV
- the TYRP1 gene encoding 5,6-dihydroxyindole-2-carboxylic acid oxidase isoform X1; its protein translation is MQLPMLLFLSLPLLLNMFEPVGAQFPRQCATIESLRSGICCPDYFPVFGPGSDQCGVSTGRGRCVQVTVDSRPHGPQYIHDGRDDREQWPIRFFNQTCRCNGNFSGYNCGSCRPGWTGPTCSQQINIVRRNLLDLSTEERRRFVNALHQAKVTIHPDIVIATRRREEIFGPDGNTPQFENISIYNYFVWSHYYSVRKTFLGAGQQSFERVDFSHEGPAFVTWHRYHLLQLERDMQNMLQDPSFGLPYWNFATGQNTCDICSDDLMGARSNFDVSLISQNSIFSQWRVLCESIEDYDSLGTICNSTEGGPIRRNPAGNVARPMVQRLPEPEDVALCLEVGIFDTPPFYSNSTDSFRNTVEGYSDPSGKYNPAVRSLHNLAHLFLNGTGGQTHLSPNDPIFVLLHTFTDAVFDEWLRRYSADISTYPLENAPIGHNREYNMVPFWPPVTNNEMFVTAPENLGYSYDIEWPGRALRVTEMITIAIVTALVLVAVIFAAAACIVRAKKNRDELHQPLLTDQYQHYSDDYDGIATPSQSVV